The Epinephelus lanceolatus isolate andai-2023 chromosome 13, ASM4190304v1, whole genome shotgun sequence genomic interval aggcatcatccgtatatttacacatctactagtctgagtgggcggaagttcgttgcatagatcagcctctcattgggcagaacgagccacccactgaagtcccgccctaccacctccggttgtgtagcagttttcaacacgtcctttactaacttttgcggtgtttgatcttgcggggatatagccatttttctgccatggttcgcgtcctgtaggcgatatttttgtgggcgtgttacaccaaaacctgtttccccccggcaatatttttgcaagcgcaccgttgctgtggcactgccCAGAACGATTGCGATTGGTTGTAagagtgagagtcggcccagccagacctttcttttcttgagaaggGTCTGGTGAACGAGACTACACATCTACGTACGCCAGTCACATACGTAAGTGGATCAAGGTGTCACTGTGCAATGTAGGACCATGGTTTTAGAGCCACGATCAACAACGTGGCCACATTTCTTTCACGTTGGTCATCTTTATCTGGGACAGCCCAGAATCAAACAGTGTATACCGGGCTTTACACATCTTAGATGTACAAGTGCTGAACGTCAACAATAATGGAGGAGAGATAAGTTGATCTACTGCaggttgtactgtatattgatGCATGCTTTCTCACCCACAAAATCTCAGACACCCACATGGACTAGTACTTTAAATTCGGCAGATCATCAGGGATGAATAAAATTTAAGTACATGGgagtcagtgttttgtttttgttttttaccgtGGTATCGAATTGGGTTTCGAGAATCGTGGAATTTCACTGGTATTAGTATCGACGACATGCCCATCGGAATACATAACAGCAGGTTATGTATGAGAGAAATAATACTAGAAAAGTTTAGCCTAACATTCCTCAACACTGGAAGTCATTCACAAACTGATCAGAATGCTTGAATTATGTTACCATAGTGAAATGTCCTCACACAGCACATGCACAGAGACGAACCCCCTCCTCAAGTCTCCAGTAGCCACATGTCTTTCACACTGAGAGGGTGAACAACAGCAGGCTGATACGGCTCCCACCCACACAGCGGTTAACACATAGAGCTATTAGTCACTTCAGAAAACCCCCAACTCGGAGCTCTCATGTGCTGCAGTCCAAAATGCAAATACGACGTGAAACTTAAGTCTCACGCGTTGTCAGTCTGCTGCctcactgtactgtatgtgcacccTCACTCACTCCTGTGCCTCCGTCAGCTTGTAATGTTGTGACTTTTATTGGCACAGTCTTCACATGTCAGAGCAGCAAACGCAGCTCTATATATCACTGATGTGCCTGCTCCACGCACTATCTGTGGCTTCAGGTGCCGTATCCTGTTCCTGCGGGGTGTTGAGGGGGGCAAGTGTCACACACAGCTAGCTGACACTTCAGTTTGATGGTCGGGAAGGCACGACCAACCTAAAGATGTGTATCACAGCTTCAGATCCATGTTGCATGTGGGTTCACTCTGGAGGAAGGAAGTTGAAGAAGAGTAAAAACCAGAATATCTCTCCCACCCCTTTAAATACCCCAAACCGAGATACTATCTGACCTGTGATCAGTAGCTGTGTTCgaccggtgtgtgtgtgtgcccttgtgtgtgagagtgtgagctaCTCCATGGCCGCAGCCCAAGAGTATCCTGTCAACAGGAACTCCTGGATTTGATATGCACCCGCCTCTGGCCACAGAAGGAAACTGATTTGTTTGTAGTGTGCGTTCAGTGGGTGTTATCTCCTCTGTCACCCACAGATGTGTTCAGAGGTTCCATGTTGATGTGCACCCAAAAAAAAGAGCACCTTTTGCCCGCCTCTGAGCGGATGTAATCAAAGGCTTCTGCATTTAGATTTTTAACAAGAATTATGTAGACAATTTCTGTAGAGtgcattatgtttttaaaaagtgataaaGATTTTTTTGCGTGACACCCAGGCATGCTGAGGAGTTCAGTGGAAATCTGGAAACTTCACTAGTGCAGTTTGCTGTGTACTGTTACTGCAGAACAGGTTAGATATGTTTGTCAGGTAAGGGTTTCCTGGTTGCCAAGAGAAAAATCCTCAAGTTGCCAAATCTCTCTTAGTCATCACAGCAAGACAGTACTACACATTTAGAATTAGAAACAGGTTTTCTCTAATGGCTGCTaattgtgtctttgtgtcccCAGTGTGACAAACTTTGCTCCCATGtgaatttaaacataaaaatctACACATATGCACAACATAAAGTCACTCacaatgatttattttgagCATTGTCGTTTATTTTGGTCGTTATCTGTCAGTGcaaagtgttgttttgtttgtgaggCCAGTTTAAGTAGTTAGTAGTGTTGAAAtgctgctctctctccctctctcttccctttCACGGAGCTCAACTTGCAATCAAGGAGGAGCCGAGAGTCCTCCGGGGCTTCTCCTGGAACCTGCTCCTCAAATATAAAGCGCTCCCCCCATCCACCAGGAAAGACTGAATCATAACTCACAAGGAGGAGCCGCTGCCTGAGCACATCTGTGGTTTCTCCCCAAACCTGTACTGACATCTGACTGCAGCTCTGTAGCACCAGTGATCTAGTCAGTGTGTCAAACACCGCtggatttttaaaaagagaTAGCTTTCTGATTAAGTgtacctccacacacacacagagaacacaACTTGTCAGAAGCGCGTCTGAAGTTTGGAGAGGTGAGAGCGCGCAGATGGCAGCCCTCATCAGCGCGTACTCGTCGTGGCCGGAGTCCTTCGAGTGTCCTCCAGGAGACGGGGACGTGCCCGACGGACACGGCCCGCACAGGACCCCCGTGGACAAGGCGCCGGAGCCGCGGATCAGGCGGCCCATGAACGCGTTCATGGTGTGGGCCAAAGACGAGCGCAAGCGGCTGGCGGTCCAGAATCCAGACCTGCACAATGCCGAGCTCAGCAAGATGTTGGGTGAGATAAAGTTATTTAAACTTCTAttatttaaagttgtttttaattacatttatcatcattattattgtttttatttttttctgctatTTTTTTCCCACACTTTTATAATTCCCATCGGGCCTCGGCTGTTTTACAAAAGTTTTTAAGTTGTTTCCAACACCCGTAAAGGAAGAtacatatttaaaacacttttagGAATGTTAAAGAagacaaacaaatgtgtttaaCAGCAGCTGGTTTTAAATTAGACTAAGTAAATTAAATGCGTAATTTCAGAGGCATCGCAGTAAAAAAGCGCGTCGCCAAAATCCTCCAAATTtaaatgtctctgtctctgtaaacCCCTAAAATTCGTTCAGACTATGGAAACAGAAAAGGacataaatgtttaattttgcgTTGGATTTTCGCTTCTTGGATTAGTGCTTTATGTTAAGCTCAAAATCTGGCACTGCCGCACATCGGAAATCATCTTAAAGCCGATTCCAGAGCAGCCATACATGTAAAATATGCTCAcacaaataaagtttaaattGGGACTTGTGTTTATCCTAAAAAGGGGAATTCACCACTAAGGGAAAGTCCTTTTAAAATGATTAGGAACTTAAAAGGAAGCTGAATATGGGGTGGGAGTTTTAAAAGATTTtccctttgattttttttatgtgaagcaCCTGAGAAGTAAATGACAATTATGTGTGGTTATTATAAAGGaagatttattttatcatttttgttgtgtctgtttTATAGTGATATTTAACccttgtttaattttagaaaaCATGATGTAAGCTCACTATTTACAGGAATTTAATATCTTTATGATCCAGTAAAGGAGTGTGAGcctaaaactttaaaaatgaaaacaaattaatGGAAATTTTACAAGTTATAGAAATTGTTTGTGTGAGAAAATATATTCTGACATTTTTActtaatattaaattaaaaaaataattattgcAAACCCATCTGTTAAAGCCTTGTCAGGATTTTTagctacaataaataaaaatataaatatatatatgtgtgtattttcttCTCACAGGCAAATCCTGGAAGGCCCTGACTCCCCCTGATAAGAGGCCCTATGTAGAGGAAGCAGAGAGGCTCCGGGTGCAGCACATGCAGGACTACCCCAACTATAAGTATCGGCCTCGCCGGAAGAAACAGCTGAAGCGCATCTGCAAGCGGGTGGACCCCGGCTTCCTTCTGAGCGGGCTGGCGCCTGATCAGAACGCCCTGCCTGAGCAGCGAGCCCTGTGCCACCCCCACGACAAAGACGAGGGCAGCCCCAATGGCATCAGGAGTGGCTTCTCCAGCCCCAGCCCCGCTCTGCCCAGCGTCCGAAGCTTCAGAGACCCAGCCGGCTCCAACAGCAGCTTCGACACCTACCCCTACGGCCTGCCCACTCCCCCTGAGATGTCCCCCTTAGATGCCATGGACCACGAGCACGTACCCCCTTCTTATTATTCCACGTCTGGTAACAGCTCCTCTGTGtcctgctcttcctcctgcCCAGATGAGCACCACCAGAATCAGACACACATGGGCAGCCCGCCCCCTTACCACACTGACTACGCTCAGACCCAAATCCACTGTGGGGGCGTCCACATAGGTCACATCTCTCACATGTCCCAAACTGGTGGTGGACTGATACCCGGCCCTCCGCTGTCCTACTACAGTACCTCATCTTTCCCCCAGATTCACCACGGGCTCCACCAGGGCCACCTGGGTCAGCTGTCCCCGCCACCAGAGACACAGGGTCACCTGGAGACTCTAGACCAGCTGAGCCAGGCAGAGCTTCTGGGTGAGGTGGACCGCAATGAGTTTGACCAGTACCTGAACTCCAATGGGACCGGGTTCCACCCCGAGCAGGGCAGCAGCATGACAGTTACGGGACACATCCAGGTGGCGTCCGCCACCACCGCCTCTGCCACTGCGTGTCCCAGTAGCACCACAGAAACCAGCCTCATTTCGGTGCTCGCGGACGCCACGGCGGCCTACTACAACAACTACGGCATCTC includes:
- the sox7 gene encoding transcription factor SOX-7; protein product: MAALISAYSSWPESFECPPGDGDVPDGHGPHRTPVDKAPEPRIRRPMNAFMVWAKDERKRLAVQNPDLHNAELSKMLGKSWKALTPPDKRPYVEEAERLRVQHMQDYPNYKYRPRRKKQLKRICKRVDPGFLLSGLAPDQNALPEQRALCHPHDKDEGSPNGIRSGFSSPSPALPSVRSFRDPAGSNSSFDTYPYGLPTPPEMSPLDAMDHEHVPPSYYSTSGNSSSVSCSSSCPDEHHQNQTHMGSPPPYHTDYAQTQIHCGGVHIGHISHMSQTGGGLIPGPPLSYYSTSSFPQIHHGLHQGHLGQLSPPPETQGHLETLDQLSQAELLGEVDRNEFDQYLNSNGTGFHPEQGSSMTVTGHIQVASATTASATACPSSTTETSLISVLADATAAYYNNYGIS